Proteins from one Coregonus clupeaformis isolate EN_2021a unplaced genomic scaffold, ASM2061545v1 scaf0720, whole genome shotgun sequence genomic window:
- the LOC121560566 gene encoding uncharacterized protein LOC121560566 isoform X2 — MMSHEANIDTHRPKPRPITKKRCLGHNDHNLSTETAQSSMTSQCNALCDVQNECSNHESPPRRRRRSGRYQVPGEDEVETTVNEKNNKKQQDQHRSVHFSKPIAQVPGEDEVETTVNEKNNKKQQDQHRSVHFSKPIAQVPGEDEVETTVNEKNNKKQQDQHRSVHFSKPIAQVPGEDEVETTVNEKNNKKQQDQHRSVHFSKPIAQVQFVSMSEDSREARSSYWTRVAVHAKQFQMRLLQVEPSICRCLDENHRDRMRNYIRVRLESDCH, encoded by the exons ATGATGTCTCACGAGGCCAATATCGATACACACAGACCTAAACCCAGACCGATTACCAAGAAACGGTGCTTGGGGCACAACGATCACAACCTCTCTACCGAGACAGCCCAATCCTCCATGACATCCCAATGCAATGCCCTGTGTGACGTGCAAAATGAGTGCTCAAATCACGAAAGTCCTCCACGACGCAGACGCCGAAGCGGACGTTACCAGGTACCGGGCGAGGATGAAGTGGAGACAACCGTGAATGAGAAGAACAACAAGAAGCAACAAGACCAACACCGCAGTGTACATTTCAGCAAGCCCATAGCCCAGGTACCGGGCGAGGATGAAGTGGAGACAACCGTGAATGAGAAGAACAACAAGAAGCAACAAGACCAACACCGCAGTGTACATTTCAGCAAGCCCATAGCCCAG GTACCGGGCGAGGATGAAGTGGAGACAACCGTGAATGAGAAGAACAACAAGAAGCAACAAGACCAACACCGCAGTGTACATTTCAGCAAGCCCATAGCCCAGGTACCGGGCGAGGATGAAGTGGAGACAACCGTGAATGAGAAGAACAACAAGAAGCAACAAGACCAACACCGCAGTGTACATTTCAGCAAGCCCATAGCCCAG GTACAGTTCGTGTCCATGTCGGAAGACTCCAGGGAGGCACGCTCATCATATTGGACGCGGGTTGCAGTTCATGCCAAACAGTTCCAAATGAGGTTACTTCAGGTAGAGCCGTCAATATGTAGATGTCTAGACGAAAATCACCGGGACCG
- the LOC121560566 gene encoding uncharacterized protein LOC121560566 isoform X1: MMSHEANIDTHRPKPRPITKKRCLGHNDHNLSTETAQSSMTSQCNALCDVQNECSNHESPPRRRRRSGRYQVPGEDEVETTVNEKNNKKQQDQHRSVHFSKPIAQVPGEDEVETTVNEKNNKKQQDQHRSVHFSKPIAQVPGEDEVETTVNEKNNKKQQDQHRSVHFSKPIAQVPGEDEVETTVNEKNNKKQQDQHRSVHFSKPIAQVPGEDEVETTVNEKNNKKQQDQHRRVQFSNPIAQVQFVSMSEDSREARSSYWTRVAVHAKQFQMRLLQVEPSICRCLDENHRDRMRNYIRVRLESDCH, from the exons ATGATGTCTCACGAGGCCAATATCGATACACACAGACCTAAACCCAGACCGATTACCAAGAAACGGTGCTTGGGGCACAACGATCACAACCTCTCTACCGAGACAGCCCAATCCTCCATGACATCCCAATGCAATGCCCTGTGTGACGTGCAAAATGAGTGCTCAAATCACGAAAGTCCTCCACGACGCAGACGCCGAAGCGGACGTTACCAGGTACCGGGCGAGGATGAAGTGGAGACAACCGTGAATGAGAAGAACAACAAGAAGCAACAAGACCAACACCGCAGTGTACATTTCAGCAAGCCCATAGCCCAGGTACCGGGCGAGGATGAAGTGGAGACAACCGTGAATGAGAAGAACAACAAGAAGCAACAAGACCAACACCGCAGTGTACATTTCAGCAAGCCCATAGCCCAG GTACCGGGCGAGGATGAAGTGGAGACAACCGTGAATGAGAAGAACAACAAGAAGCAACAAGACCAACACCGCAGTGTACATTTCAGCAAGCCCATAGCCCAGGTACCGGGCGAGGATGAAGTGGAGACAACCGTGAATGAGAAGAACAACAAGAAGCAACAAGACCAACACCGCAGTGTACATTTCAGCAAGCCCATAGCCCAGGTACCGGGCGAGGATGAAGTGGAGACAACCGTGAATGAGAAGAACAACAAGAAGCAACAAGACCAACATCGCAGGGTACAGTTCAGCAACCCCATAGCCCAGGTACAGTTCGTGTCCATGTCGGAAGACTCCAGGGAGGCACGCTCATCATATTGGACGCGGGTTGCAGTTCATGCCAAACAGTTCCAAATGAGGTTACTTCAGGTAGAGCCGTCAATATGTAGATGTCTAGACGAAAATCACCGGGACCG